A stretch of Gemmatimonadota bacterium DNA encodes these proteins:
- the glnA gene encoding type I glutamate--ammonia ligase: protein MNDTSDAAKDYVLHTAQEHNVKIIQLWFTDILGFLKSFSITVEELEDALEDGEVFDGSSIEGFIRHSEEDMIAMPDPSTFQILPWRPDARKSAVGSMFCDILEPDGARAYEGDPRQILRRSLHRAAEHGFTFYVQPELEYYYLKSSEGPPQPLDQGGYFDLTPLDWATDLRRDTVMALEEIGIGVEFSHHEGGPSQSEISLRYTDAMTMADYTMAYRLVVKEVALRHNVYATFMPKPHAAHNGSGMHIHLSLFRGDENAFFDEGREYHLSDTGRSFVAGLMRHAPETMLVTNQWVNSYKRLIAGYEAPLFVSWALHNRADMIRLPTYNPSKHEAMRVEYRAPDPSCNPYLAFAVILSAGLAGIENGYELGPPAEVDLSSMSQEERRKLGIQSLPKDLNEAIKLAEGSELLVNCLGREVFDKLIENKQEEWERYRSQVTDYELKTYMSLL from the coding sequence ATGAACGACACATCGGATGCGGCGAAGGACTACGTCCTCCACACGGCCCAGGAACACAACGTCAAGATCATCCAGTTGTGGTTTACGGACATTCTGGGTTTTCTGAAGAGTTTTTCCATCACCGTGGAGGAACTGGAAGACGCCCTGGAGGACGGCGAGGTCTTCGACGGGTCGTCCATCGAGGGATTCATACGGCACAGCGAGGAGGACATGATCGCCATGCCGGATCCCAGCACGTTCCAGATCCTGCCGTGGCGCCCTGACGCCCGGAAGAGCGCCGTGGGCAGCATGTTCTGCGATATCCTCGAACCCGACGGCGCCAGGGCCTACGAGGGCGACCCCCGCCAGATCCTGAGGAGAAGCCTCCATCGCGCGGCCGAGCACGGGTTCACCTTCTATGTCCAGCCCGAACTGGAATACTATTACCTGAAGTCCAGCGAAGGTCCGCCCCAACCGCTCGACCAGGGCGGCTACTTCGACCTCACCCCCCTGGACTGGGCGACGGACCTGCGGCGCGACACCGTGATGGCCCTCGAAGAGATCGGTATCGGCGTCGAGTTCAGCCACCACGAGGGCGGTCCCAGCCAGAGCGAGATCTCCCTGCGGTATACCGACGCCATGACCATGGCGGACTATACGATGGCCTACCGCCTCGTGGTGAAGGAAGTGGCCCTTCGGCACAACGTGTACGCCACCTTCATGCCCAAGCCCCACGCCGCCCACAACGGGAGCGGGATGCATATACACCTTTCGCTCTTCCGCGGCGACGAAAACGCCTTTTTCGACGAAGGCAGGGAATATCACCTGTCGGATACGGGCCGGTCCTTCGTCGCCGGGCTGATGCGCCACGCTCCCGAGACCATGCTGGTCACGAACCAGTGGGTCAACTCGTACAAGCGATTGATCGCCGGCTACGAGGCGCCGCTCTTTGTTTCGTGGGCGTTGCACAACCGGGCGGACATGATCCGGCTGCCGACCTACAACCCCTCGAAACATGAAGCCATGCGCGTGGAGTACCGCGCCCCCGATCCATCCTGCAACCCCTACCTGGCCTTTGCCGTCATCCTCTCCGCCGGCCTGGCGGGCATCGAAAACGGGTATGAACTCGGTCCACCGGCGGAGGTCGACCTGTCCAGCATGTCCCAGGAGGAACGCCGGAAGCTGGGCATACAGTCCCTGCCCAAAGACCTGAACGAGGCGATCAAACTGGCTGAAGGAAGCGAGTTGCTGGTGAATTGTCTCGGCAGAGAGGTCTTCGACAAGCTGATCGAGAACAAGCAGGAAGAGTGGGAGCGCTACCGGTCCCAGGTCACCGACTACGAACTGAAAACCTACATGTCCCTGCTGTAG
- a CDS encoding DUF3526 domain-containing protein, protein MISHIVRKEFMDVVRDGRFRWCAALVGALLLVSLGTGWVQARNAQKELAAAQATARDHWESQGEKNPHSAAHYGVYAFKPRLALSFVDEGVDSYTGTSVFLEAHRQNDFLLRPAQDATPAQRIGALTAAQVLQHLVPLLIILLTFGALAGERERGTLRQLLATGVGRLELAMGKALGATAALALLLVPAAVVGAAAIVVGSPGPATSPLVRGAVLAGIYLAYFATFIGLSLAVSARAPSARAALVVLLAIWVVNGLVAPRVAVDLSKWLYPTPSAIEFAHTLEQEMANGVEGVDRPDRAVVTQNLLAQYGVERTEDLPINAIGVFLQQSEVFGDQIFDRNYGALWDTFKRQGYVHEALAVTAPLLAVRTLSMGLAGTDVEQHRHFAAAAEQYRRDLVERLNGELTENSRTGEVYLASADLWSQMPPFRYDAPEVSWVLKNRALSLLMLGLWLAGAFVVVTYAVRRAEVA, encoded by the coding sequence ATGATCAGCCATATCGTCCGAAAGGAATTCATGGACGTAGTACGGGACGGCCGCTTCCGCTGGTGCGCCGCCCTGGTAGGCGCCCTGCTCCTGGTTTCGCTGGGAACGGGATGGGTCCAGGCGCGCAATGCGCAGAAGGAACTCGCCGCCGCACAGGCAACCGCCCGCGATCACTGGGAATCACAGGGCGAGAAGAACCCCCACTCCGCGGCCCACTATGGTGTATACGCGTTCAAACCCCGGCTGGCGCTGTCCTTCGTCGATGAAGGGGTGGATTCCTATACGGGAACGTCCGTGTTTTTAGAGGCCCACAGGCAGAATGACTTCCTGCTGCGCCCCGCACAGGACGCGACCCCCGCGCAGCGCATAGGCGCCTTGACGGCTGCGCAGGTCCTTCAGCACCTGGTACCGCTTCTTATCATCCTGCTGACCTTTGGGGCACTCGCCGGCGAGCGGGAGCGGGGCACGCTGCGGCAACTCCTCGCTACGGGCGTCGGACGCCTCGAACTCGCCATGGGCAAGGCCCTTGGCGCGACGGCTGCCCTGGCGCTGCTCCTGGTACCTGCGGCAGTCGTAGGCGCGGCGGCCATTGTCGTAGGAAGCCCCGGACCGGCGACGTCCCCACTGGTACGCGGCGCCGTGCTTGCCGGGATTTACCTGGCCTATTTTGCCACTTTCATAGGGTTGTCCCTCGCCGTATCTGCCCGGGCCCCTTCGGCGCGGGCCGCGCTGGTCGTCTTGCTGGCCATCTGGGTGGTGAACGGGCTCGTGGCGCCCCGCGTCGCGGTGGATCTTTCGAAATGGCTGTACCCGACGCCTTCCGCGATCGAGTTCGCCCACACCCTTGAACAGGAGATGGCCAACGGTGTGGAGGGCGTTGACCGTCCCGACCGGGCTGTCGTGACGCAGAACCTGCTGGCCCAGTACGGGGTAGAGCGGACCGAAGACCTCCCGATCAACGCGATAGGCGTCTTCCTGCAGCAGAGCGAGGTATTCGGCGACCAGATCTTCGACCGGAACTACGGCGCTCTATGGGACACTTTCAAGCGCCAGGGGTACGTACACGAAGCGCTCGCGGTGACGGCACCGCTGCTGGCGGTTCGGACGCTTTCCATGGGCCTGGCCGGGACCGATGTCGAACAGCACCGCCACTTCGCCGCCGCCGCGGAGCAATACCGGAGGGATCTGGTGGAGCGCTTGAACGGCGAGTTGACCGAAAACTCCCGTACCGGTGAGGTCTACCTCGCCTCCGCCGATCTCTGGTCGCAGATGCCGCCTTTCCGGTACGACGCGCCGGAAGTGTCGTGGGTCCTGAAGAACCGGGCTCTTTCGCTCCTGATGCTCGGACTGTGGCTGGCCGGTGCGTTTGTAGTGGTCACATACGCCGTTCGCCGCGCGGAGGTGGCCTGA
- a CDS encoding glycosyltransferase family 9 protein has translation MKRVLIIRSGAVGDLVLTLPVLSALKKRYSGLSIDKMGDPGRLSLLKHCGYVDNVLPVDDRKFTPLFAPCGPGGPCGPGGPGGPGGPGGPAGAPSGTVSRKLPDLLIRRLRSYDLMLSYLPDPDGVFAENLRRFASGPVLTGQSRPPDGGRIHMTRVLMDALKPLGIESLVDPPLVDVPISTAPDDVRELESEQRLVAIHPGSGGAEKCWPARNYGALIDLLAESGFRPMITFGPADHLIRRDLLPWIESRDVLVINDRSLVDVADLYARCRAMIGNDSGMTHLAAAVGTPVIALFGPTDPAVWGPRGEHVRILWGTEVLEGDVDGMNRQGVFHPRSLDDIEAMRPFRILAGLCAAAGA, from the coding sequence ATGAAGCGCGTTTTGATCATCCGATCGGGCGCGGTCGGGGACCTGGTCCTTACGCTCCCCGTGCTCTCCGCGTTGAAGAAGCGCTACAGCGGCCTGTCCATCGACAAGATGGGCGATCCGGGCCGGCTTTCGCTGTTAAAACACTGCGGGTACGTGGACAACGTATTGCCGGTAGACGACCGGAAATTCACCCCCCTGTTCGCGCCGTGCGGACCGGGCGGACCGTGCGGACCGGGCGGACCGGGCGGACCGGGCGGACCGGGCGGACCGGCCGGCGCACCCTCGGGCACTGTTTCGCGGAAGCTGCCCGACCTTTTGATTCGGCGCCTGCGATCCTACGACTTAATGCTCTCCTATCTGCCTGATCCCGATGGTGTGTTCGCGGAGAACCTCCGCAGGTTTGCTTCGGGCCCGGTGCTGACCGGGCAGTCCCGGCCTCCCGACGGTGGCAGAATCCACATGACCCGTGTGCTGATGGACGCGCTGAAACCCCTGGGAATCGAGTCATTGGTCGATCCGCCGTTGGTCGACGTACCGATAAGCACTGCCCCGGACGACGTGCGAGAACTGGAATCGGAACAAAGACTGGTCGCCATTCATCCCGGTAGCGGTGGCGCGGAGAAATGCTGGCCGGCGAGAAACTACGGGGCACTGATCGACCTGTTGGCCGAATCGGGCTTCAGGCCGATGATCACCTTCGGTCCGGCGGATCACCTGATTCGTCGCGACCTGCTGCCCTGGATCGAATCCCGCGATGTCCTGGTTATCAATGACCGTTCCCTCGTGGATGTGGCCGACCTGTATGCCCGGTGCCGGGCGATGATCGGCAACGATTCGGGCATGACTCACCTGGCCGCGGCCGTGGGCACGCCGGTCATCGCGCTGTTCGGACCTACAGACCCGGCCGTCTGGGGCCCAAGGGGGGAGCACGTCCGTATACTGTGGGGGACCGAAGTTCTCGAAGGAGACGTGGACGGCATGAACCGGCAAGGGGTGTTCCACCCGCGAAGCCTCGACGACATCGAAGCGATGAGACCGTTTCGAATCCTGGCGGGACTCTGCGCAGCCGCCGGCGCGTAA
- a CDS encoding MerC domain-containing protein, producing the protein MNYQIHRGTVDNIGVFVSSACAIHCLALPLVVTFLPLVGLGFLAGEPAEYAIIGAVLLAAGSVVAGVRYHRSWRAFLTFVLAAGIIITGFTAAEGNFEVVLHVTGGVLLATTHLLNRHLCRTCPAAGC; encoded by the coding sequence ATGAACTATCAGATCCATCGAGGAACCGTAGACAACATCGGCGTGTTCGTCTCGTCTGCATGTGCGATCCACTGCCTGGCCTTGCCGCTGGTGGTGACGTTCCTGCCACTGGTGGGGCTCGGATTCCTGGCCGGTGAACCTGCCGAGTACGCCATAATCGGCGCGGTACTGCTCGCAGCCGGGAGCGTGGTCGCAGGTGTGAGGTACCACAGGAGCTGGAGGGCGTTTCTCACCTTCGTATTGGCCGCGGGGATAATCATTACGGGTTTCACGGCGGCCGAAGGGAACTTCGAAGTAGTCCTCCATGTAACCGGGGGCGTACTGCTCGCGACGACCCATCTCCTGAACCGGCACCTGTGCCGGACCTGTCCCGCGGCCGGCTGCTGA
- a CDS encoding sulfatase, with amino-acid sequence MNIVYLHSHDTGRYIQPYGHAVLTPALQQLAEDGVLFRSAFCANPTCSPSRAALLTGQWAHSCGMFGLVNRGWSIHHPERLIMHTLRKAGYDTVMAGFQHVVKNLDDAGWSRVLPREAGDAKAPAEELAASFLSEPHDRPFYLDVGFGETHRRGAGFAPQPDGEPPADSRYLRPPAPFPDTPDLRRDMGLFIDAARTLDHKMGRVLEAIDRCGLRDDTLVICTTDHGIAFPMMKCHLTDHGMGVMLILRGPEGYSGGKVIDGMVSQIDLFPTLCDLAGIERSAWPDWLQGVSMDPLVSGEATEVREEVFAEVNFHAAYEPQRAVRTHRWKYIRRYGDRDLPVMTNCDASITKSTLIEQGWRDRPVPRERLYDTLFDPNETSNLAGRSESADVLREMRARLDRWMKSTGDPLVDHEVVPPDPGGVLNSPADLSAADDPQYPV; translated from the coding sequence GTGAATATCGTATACCTCCATTCCCACGATACGGGCCGGTACATACAGCCCTACGGCCACGCCGTTCTCACGCCCGCCCTGCAGCAATTGGCGGAGGACGGGGTCCTTTTCAGGTCGGCCTTCTGCGCGAACCCGACCTGTTCCCCGAGCCGGGCGGCCCTGCTCACCGGACAATGGGCCCACAGCTGCGGCATGTTCGGCCTGGTCAACCGGGGATGGTCGATCCACCATCCCGAGCGGCTCATCATGCACACGCTGCGCAAGGCGGGATACGACACGGTGATGGCCGGATTCCAGCACGTGGTGAAGAACCTGGATGACGCCGGGTGGTCCCGCGTTCTTCCGAGAGAGGCCGGTGACGCGAAGGCGCCTGCCGAGGAACTCGCCGCATCATTCCTGTCCGAACCCCATGACCGCCCGTTCTACCTGGACGTGGGCTTCGGCGAGACCCATCGAAGGGGCGCGGGCTTCGCACCGCAACCCGATGGAGAACCGCCGGCCGATTCCCGTTACTTGCGGCCGCCGGCACCGTTTCCCGATACGCCGGATCTTCGTCGGGACATGGGTCTCTTTATCGATGCCGCCCGTACGCTCGATCATAAGATGGGACGCGTGTTGGAGGCCATCGACCGGTGCGGGTTGAGGGATGATACCCTGGTCATCTGCACCACCGATCACGGCATCGCCTTCCCCATGATGAAATGCCACCTCACCGACCACGGCATGGGCGTCATGCTCATCCTGCGCGGTCCCGAGGGATACAGCGGCGGCAAGGTCATCGATGGCATGGTAAGCCAGATCGACCTGTTCCCCACCCTTTGCGATCTGGCCGGGATCGAGCGGTCGGCCTGGCCGGACTGGCTGCAGGGCGTTTCAATGGACCCACTCGTCAGTGGCGAGGCCACGGAAGTCCGGGAAGAAGTCTTCGCCGAGGTAAACTTCCACGCGGCCTATGAGCCCCAACGGGCCGTGCGGACCCACCGCTGGAAGTACATCCGGCGATACGGGGACCGCGATCTTCCCGTCATGACGAACTGCGACGCATCGATCACGAAATCGACCCTGATCGAGCAAGGTTGGCGCGACCGGCCCGTGCCCCGTGAAAGACTCTACGATACTCTGTTCGATCCGAACGAGACCAGCAACCTGGCCGGCCGGTCCGAATCCGCGGACGTGTTGCGCGAAATGCGCGCCCGGCTGGACCGCTGGATGAAGTCCACGGGCGATCCCCTGGTCGATCACGAGGTCGTTCCCCCGGACCCCGGGGGCGTGTTGAACAGCCCCGCCGATCTTTCAGCGGCCGATGACCCCCAGTATCCCGTCTGA
- a CDS encoding ornithine cyclodeaminase family protein, whose amino-acid sequence MSQVRLLSRSDMASVLTMPDVIEAVEEGFRSAGEKDDVPVRLPVHVADRPSVALFMPAYLAGSHTLGAKVVSAFHDNPARGLPMITGFYVLCDAETGRLIALMDATFLTGIRTAAASAVATKYLARKDARVLGIIGTGVQGRFHVDAITAVRPIERIVMYNRTPERGRALADDLASRGMSCSLAETAADCAAEADVLAVCTSSKSPLFDGGLVRPGSHVNAVGVYTADSQELDAGLIQRARVFVDTYEGAFEEAGDIIVPLRAGEISRDHIRAELTELVTGRKDGRTGDGEITVFKSVGYAMEDAVTARLAYERAADSGVGATFDLEA is encoded by the coding sequence GTGAGCCAGGTACGTCTTCTGTCGAGATCGGATATGGCTTCCGTCCTCACCATGCCGGATGTCATCGAAGCCGTGGAAGAGGGGTTCCGGTCCGCAGGCGAGAAAGACGACGTTCCCGTCCGCCTGCCCGTCCACGTAGCGGACCGCCCCTCCGTCGCGCTCTTCATGCCGGCCTACCTCGCCGGATCGCATACGCTGGGCGCCAAGGTCGTCTCCGCGTTCCACGACAATCCTGCCCGGGGCCTTCCGATGATCACGGGATTCTACGTGTTATGCGACGCGGAGACCGGCCGGCTCATCGCCCTGATGGACGCCACTTTCCTCACCGGCATACGTACGGCTGCGGCGTCCGCGGTGGCCACGAAGTACCTGGCGCGCAAGGATGCCAGGGTACTGGGCATCATCGGGACGGGTGTCCAGGGCCGGTTTCACGTGGACGCGATCACGGCGGTCCGCCCCATCGAACGGATCGTCATGTACAACCGGACGCCCGAGCGGGGACGCGCACTCGCGGATGATCTTGCATCCCGGGGGATGTCCTGCAGCCTGGCGGAAACCGCCGCCGACTGCGCGGCCGAAGCAGATGTGCTGGCGGTCTGTACGTCCAGCAAGTCGCCCCTCTTCGACGGCGGCCTGGTTCGTCCCGGCAGCCACGTGAACGCCGTGGGCGTCTACACCGCCGACTCGCAGGAACTGGACGCCGGGTTGATCCAGCGGGCCCGCGTTTTCGTCGATACGTACGAAGGCGCGTTTGAGGAAGCGGGCGACATCATCGTTCCCCTGCGGGCGGGCGAAATCTCCAGAGACCACATCCGCGCGGAACTGACCGAACTGGTGACCGGCAGGAAGGACGGACGGACCGGTGACGGGGAAATCACCGTGTTCAAATCCGTGGGTTACGCCATGGAAGACGCGGTTACTGCGCGGCTGGCCTATGAACGGGCAGCGGATTCGGGGGTCGGCGCCACCTTCGACCTGGAAGCATGA
- a CDS encoding DUF5829 family protein → MLPVYLNHLLIFLDADTYRAIGASGFLNGHFACTEERTTHDQATGMSWTGRYYYGRETYFEFMDPGRTSWAPRDALAFGIEQEGGSEELAGRLERALLRDITRFKRKRRYRDQDIPWFWTVDIPRKDDARLISWVMEYDPGFLDRWAPDLPPHNPGTGTAAIARSGFLTRYRSAIGDDLPGRLFRDITSVTVTLPPDEADLLEAELGVYGYVATKMASPVERSADDTARLGPGTDDDAGTESSGIEKRASFRGPDLDIVVEWSSRTGGPAGVGADRIGVGAGADRSGSGAGTDHARSAETSPFGDGFGITEFSMKTQPVSVTTTHTFGPACSLTVGRTGRAIWSFRQNAGWRQTATGR, encoded by the coding sequence ATGCTACCTGTCTATCTGAACCATTTGCTCATCTTCCTGGACGCGGACACTTACCGTGCCATCGGCGCGTCCGGGTTTCTGAACGGGCACTTCGCCTGTACCGAAGAGCGGACGACCCACGACCAGGCCACGGGCATGTCGTGGACCGGCCGCTACTACTACGGCCGCGAGACCTATTTCGAGTTCATGGATCCGGGCCGTACTTCCTGGGCGCCCCGAGACGCCCTCGCGTTCGGCATAGAGCAGGAAGGTGGATCAGAAGAACTCGCCGGTCGCCTGGAAAGGGCGTTGCTACGGGATATCACGCGGTTTAAGCGGAAGAGGAGGTACCGGGACCAGGACATCCCGTGGTTCTGGACGGTCGATATACCCCGGAAGGACGACGCCCGGCTGATTTCCTGGGTAATGGAATACGATCCCGGGTTCCTGGACCGCTGGGCGCCGGACCTTCCTCCTCATAACCCTGGCACGGGGACAGCCGCCATCGCCAGAAGCGGGTTCCTGACACGTTACCGTTCCGCCATCGGCGACGACCTGCCGGGCCGGCTGTTCCGGGACATCACGTCGGTGACGGTGACGCTTCCGCCCGATGAGGCGGACCTGCTGGAGGCTGAGTTGGGGGTGTATGGATACGTGGCAACGAAGATGGCCAGCCCGGTGGAACGGAGTGCGGACGATACTGCGAGGTTGGGGCCGGGTACGGACGATGACGCCGGAACGGAGTCTTCCGGGATAGAGAAACGCGCATCTTTCCGCGGCCCGGACCTGGATATCGTGGTAGAATGGTCATCCCGGACCGGCGGTCCTGCCGGGGTAGGCGCCGACCGTATCGGGGTCGGGGCAGGCGCCGACCGCTCCGGGTCCGGGGCTGGCACCGATCACGCCCGTTCCGCGGAAACCAGTCCCTTCGGCGATGGTTTCGGCATCACCGAATTCTCCATGAAGACGCAGCCGGTCTCCGTCACCACGACCCACACCTTTGGCCCCGCGTGCAGCCTCACGGTCGGCAGGACGGGAAGAGCGATCTGGTCGTTCAGGCAGAACGCGGGGTGGCGTCAGACGGCAACCGGCCGATAG
- a CDS encoding ABC transporter ATP-binding protein, with amino-acid sequence MLEARSLSKRYDEVEAVVGLDLRVGPSEIYCLLGPNGAGKTTTIHLFLGFLEPTSGSAHVMGLDVAEEPLKSKTHLAYVPEQVMLYRNLSGLENLAYFAALGGKESLSTDRLTEILGEAGLQADAVHSRVSAYSKGMRQKVGIAIAIAKEAGALLLDEPTSGLDPEASNEFSELLEQLKDRGVAVLMATHDLFRAKETGTRVGIMRHGRLVAEMTTDEIGHADLERIYLEHMHD; translated from the coding sequence GTGTTGGAAGCCCGGTCGCTGTCCAAGCGATATGACGAAGTAGAAGCTGTTGTCGGCCTGGATCTCCGTGTCGGCCCGTCGGAGATCTACTGCCTCCTGGGCCCGAACGGCGCCGGCAAGACGACGACAATCCACCTTTTCCTGGGGTTTCTGGAACCGACGTCCGGAAGCGCACACGTGATGGGTCTGGATGTCGCCGAGGAGCCGCTCAAATCCAAAACTCACCTCGCCTACGTTCCCGAGCAGGTTATGCTGTATCGCAACCTGAGCGGCCTGGAAAACCTGGCCTATTTCGCCGCGCTGGGCGGGAAGGAATCCCTGTCGACGGATCGACTCACCGAGATCCTCGGCGAAGCGGGGCTTCAAGCGGATGCGGTCCATTCCCGCGTATCCGCGTATTCCAAGGGCATGAGGCAGAAAGTCGGCATTGCGATCGCCATCGCCAAGGAGGCCGGCGCCCTGCTCCTCGACGAACCGACGTCCGGCCTCGATCCCGAGGCATCGAACGAGTTCTCCGAATTGCTGGAGCAGCTCAAGGACCGGGGCGTAGCGGTGCTCATGGCGACCCACGACCTCTTTCGCGCCAAGGAAACCGGAACACGGGTCGGGATCATGCGGCATGGCCGGCTCGTCGCGGAGATGACCACCGACGAAATCGGCCACGCCGATCTCGAACGCATCTACCTCGAACACATGCACGATTAG
- a CDS encoding DUF3526 domain-containing protein translates to MQTKTIKTILLNEWRLLAADRTLRIVLPLFIVLFAYALANGMAWVRFQEHTVQVVREGNVQRTEGLERELAAIQNGAQPSSPFRDPRNANVMGGRRGARSVALDPGPLTALAVGQSDLLPYYYDVSIYTNETTFLQNGEVENPLNLMVGRFDLAFVAIYLLPLLVLAMGFNVLSGEREQGTLALTLSQPVSARRFVTAKLAFRAMLVLTAAIGVSLIGILISGGFGSTGPLGRILLWCAALTVYALFWFALTAWVNSLGRSSSWNATVLVGAWLVLVVVLPAAINIAAGLLHPLPSRVEMITAQREASNDAVNRRSELLARYLEDHPELTGGDATDEPNRAALAWAATDAVNQRLEEVSERHRVGRDEQNELIRRYRFLSPALLVQEMLIDAAGTGDARFARFQSQVRAFAGQWQSFFVPAILAGEQMSADVLPTLPAFNYVDESLGDVGQRATVPLSALIMLVGLVGAGAWIGLGKVRGAG, encoded by the coding sequence ATGCAGACCAAGACCATTAAGACCATCCTGCTTAACGAGTGGCGGCTTCTAGCGGCCGACCGCACCCTGCGGATTGTCCTGCCCCTTTTCATCGTCCTCTTTGCCTACGCGCTGGCCAACGGCATGGCCTGGGTCCGATTCCAGGAGCACACGGTCCAGGTCGTAAGGGAGGGGAATGTCCAACGGACTGAGGGGTTGGAACGCGAACTGGCCGCCATCCAGAACGGAGCCCAGCCGTCCTCCCCCTTCCGCGACCCCCGCAATGCCAACGTGATGGGTGGCCGCCGGGGCGCTCGGTCCGTCGCGCTGGATCCCGGTCCCCTGACCGCCCTGGCGGTGGGGCAAAGCGACTTGCTGCCATACTACTACGATGTCAGCATCTATACCAACGAAACCACGTTCCTGCAGAACGGCGAGGTGGAGAACCCGCTTAACCTCATGGTGGGACGATTCGACCTGGCCTTCGTCGCGATCTACCTGCTGCCATTGCTCGTGCTGGCCATGGGTTTCAACGTGCTATCAGGGGAACGCGAACAGGGCACCCTGGCCCTTACGCTTTCCCAGCCCGTGTCGGCGCGCCGGTTCGTGACCGCGAAGCTCGCGTTCCGCGCCATGCTGGTCCTGACCGCGGCCATCGGGGTGTCTTTGATCGGAATACTGATCTCGGGAGGATTCGGATCTACGGGGCCGCTCGGCAGGATACTTCTGTGGTGCGCGGCGCTGACGGTGTACGCGCTGTTCTGGTTCGCACTCACCGCCTGGGTAAACAGTCTCGGCCGGTCATCCTCCTGGAACGCCACGGTGCTGGTGGGGGCCTGGCTTGTCCTGGTGGTGGTGCTGCCAGCCGCCATCAACATCGCCGCGGGCCTGCTCCATCCCCTCCCGTCGCGGGTGGAGATGATTACTGCCCAGCGCGAAGCCTCGAACGACGCGGTGAACCGCCGTAGCGAGCTGCTTGCCCGTTACCTCGAGGACCATCCCGAACTGACCGGTGGAGACGCGACCGATGAACCCAACCGGGCCGCACTCGCCTGGGCCGCCACAGACGCGGTGAACCAGCGCCTGGAAGAGGTGTCTGAGCGACACCGGGTGGGACGAGACGAGCAGAATGAACTGATCCGCCGCTACCGGTTTCTCTCCCCCGCACTCCTGGTCCAGGAGATGCTGATCGACGCGGCGGGTACGGGTGATGCGCGGTTTGCACGGTTTCAGTCCCAGGTGAGAGCGTTCGCCGGTCAGTGGCAGTCGTTCTTCGTGCCGGCAATTCTGGCCGGGGAGCAGATGTCGGCGGATGTGCTTCCCACGTTACCAGCTTTCAATTACGTAGACGAGTCATTAGGCGACGTGGGCCAGCGCGCGACGGTACCGCTATCGGCACTGATCATGCTGGTCGGGCTGGTAGGTGCGGGCGCCTGGATCGGACTCGGCAAGGTCCGGGGCGCCGGTTGA